Proteins co-encoded in one bacterium genomic window:
- a CDS encoding class I SAM-dependent methyltransferase gives MPTPKRQRKRRGGKPTLADGADRHVLYEQAVQSPDADIEFFLARFRQHRGRDPLTLREDFCGTAYLTASWLEGGDNRRALGIDLDQPTLNWGRERHFSDPRIGDRMEFLCRDVCSVTEPKVELACALNFSFCVFKNRAELLEYFATVHAGLEDEGLFVTELYGGTEAIIEIEDERDVGDFTFVWEQQKFNPITNEVLCHIHFRFRDGSVMERAFTYDWRLWTLPEVRELLLEAGFSRVDVYWEETDEDGDGTGIHHLAVEEENQESWLVYIAAVK, from the coding sequence ATGCCGACACCCAAGCGACAGAGGAAGCGCCGCGGCGGCAAACCGACTCTTGCCGACGGGGCCGATCGGCATGTGCTCTATGAGCAAGCCGTCCAGTCGCCCGACGCGGATATCGAGTTCTTTCTGGCCAGGTTCCGCCAACACCGAGGTCGCGATCCGCTCACCTTGCGCGAGGACTTCTGCGGCACCGCGTACCTGACCGCAAGCTGGCTCGAGGGCGGCGATAACCGCCGGGCCCTCGGGATCGATCTCGATCAGCCGACTCTGAATTGGGGCCGCGAGCGCCATTTCTCGGACCCTCGGATCGGCGACCGAATGGAGTTTTTGTGCCGGGACGTCTGCTCCGTCACCGAACCTAAAGTCGAGCTCGCCTGCGCGCTCAATTTCAGCTTCTGCGTTTTCAAGAACCGCGCCGAGCTGCTCGAGTACTTCGCCACGGTGCATGCCGGTCTCGAAGACGAGGGCCTGTTCGTGACCGAGCTCTATGGCGGCACCGAGGCCATCATCGAGATCGAGGACGAGCGAGACGTTGGCGACTTCACCTTTGTCTGGGAGCAGCAGAAGTTCAACCCGATCACCAACGAGGTGCTCTGCCATATTCACTTTCGGTTTCGAGACGGCTCGGTGATGGAGCGCGCGTTCACCTACGACTGGCGACTGTGGACCTTGCCGGAAGTCCGAGAGCTGCTCCTGGAGGCCGGCTTCTCACGAGTCGACGTCTACTGGGAAGAAACCGACGAAGACGGAGACGGTACCGGCATCCATCACCTGGCCGTCGAGGAAGAGAACCAGGAGAGCTGGTTGGTCTACATCGCCGCAGTGAAATAG